The following coding sequences lie in one Deltaproteobacteria bacterium genomic window:
- a CDS encoding mechanosensitive ion channel family protein: protein MCRKPTVGGRGTGLAGRRGVTTEVVNLLLEKAVDVGSKLLGVVVLWIVGRFVIRAIQAVLERSLRARAVEKTLITYADNIVNVLLNIMLVAALLGFVGIETTTFAGLLAAAGLAIGAAWGGLLANFAAGAFLVLLRPIKKGDFVAAGGFVGTVEEIGMFVTVINTMDNVRTIVGNAKVFGEPIQNFSTNPYRRVDRSAQLAHGADHARAIAILREAVSAIEHVQTTPAPDIEVLEFNLAGPVLAVRPYCHNDHYWQVYFDTNRVIREALGAAGFAVAETHHHVRS from the coding sequence ATGTGCCGGAAGCCCACGGTCGGCGGCCGTGGCACCGGGCTTGCTGGACGCCGCGGCGTGACCACCGAAGTCGTGAACTTGTTGCTGGAGAAGGCCGTCGACGTCGGCTCCAAGCTGCTGGGCGTCGTCGTCCTCTGGATCGTCGGGCGCTTCGTCATCCGGGCGATCCAAGCCGTACTCGAGCGCAGCCTCCGGGCACGCGCGGTCGAGAAGACGCTCATCACCTACGCCGACAACATCGTCAACGTGCTGCTCAACATCATGTTGGTGGCGGCGCTGCTCGGGTTCGTCGGCATCGAGACCACGACGTTCGCGGGACTACTCGCCGCGGCCGGCCTCGCGATCGGTGCCGCGTGGGGTGGCTTGCTGGCAAACTTCGCTGCCGGCGCGTTCCTGGTGCTGCTGCGCCCCATCAAGAAGGGCGACTTCGTGGCGGCTGGCGGCTTCGTGGGTACCGTCGAGGAGATCGGGATGTTCGTCACCGTCATCAACACGATGGACAACGTCCGCACCATCGTCGGCAACGCCAAGGTCTTCGGCGAGCCGATCCAGAACTTCTCGACCAACCCCTATCGCCGCGTCGACCGGAGCGCCCAGCTCGCCCATGGGGCCGATCACGCCCGCGCGATCGCGATCCTGCGCGAGGCAGTGTCGGCGATCGAGCACGTGCAGACCACGCCGGCCCCCGACATCGAGGTGCTCGAGTTCAACCTCGCCGGCCCGGTGCTCGCGGTGCGCCCCTACTGCCACAACGACCACTATTGGCAGGTCTACTTCGATACCAACCGCGTGATTCGCGAGGCACTGGGCGCGGCCGGCTTTGCGGTGGCCGAGACCCATCATCACGTGCGCTCGTAG
- a CDS encoding EfeM/EfeO family lipoprotein, with translation MTCPVHPRVLRAALFALVTAACAANDDDPEQVAIDRVKQIVARELDGLVAGAEGLRTTAPAPDADGWNAQADATAVADMRAHWGDARDAYEHVEGAIAVLFPDLDAATDERYDGFIAEAPDDDLFDDQGVIGIHAVERVLWADTQPGWVVEFESALPGYQPAAYPADATQATAFREQLLTRLVDDTHRMRDDFEPLALDAAAAYGGVMGSMAEQAEKISLGATGEDESRYAQRTLADMRANLAGAREIFDAFTPWLQDAGAHDVIDDVHAQLDVVAAAYDAIEGDALPAVPATWSATAPSEADLQTPYGQLWQLLQQQNQADTGVVARMLDGADRLGIPVSP, from the coding sequence ATGACCTGCCCCGTTCATCCCCGAGTCCTTCGCGCCGCGCTGTTCGCCCTCGTGACCGCGGCCTGCGCTGCCAACGACGACGACCCCGAGCAGGTCGCGATCGATCGCGTCAAGCAGATCGTCGCGCGCGAGCTCGACGGGCTCGTCGCCGGGGCCGAGGGGTTGCGCACGACCGCCCCGGCCCCGGACGCCGATGGTTGGAACGCCCAGGCCGATGCCACCGCGGTGGCCGACATGCGCGCGCATTGGGGTGACGCGCGCGATGCCTACGAACACGTCGAGGGCGCGATCGCGGTGCTGTTCCCCGACCTCGATGCCGCCACCGACGAGCGCTACGACGGCTTCATCGCCGAGGCGCCCGACGACGACCTCTTCGACGACCAGGGCGTGATCGGCATCCACGCGGTCGAGCGCGTGCTGTGGGCCGATACCCAGCCGGGCTGGGTCGTCGAGTTCGAGTCGGCGCTGCCGGGCTACCAACCGGCCGCGTACCCGGCCGACGCGACGCAGGCGACCGCGTTCCGCGAGCAACTGCTCACGCGCCTCGTCGACGACACCCATCGCATGCGCGACGACTTCGAGCCGCTCGCGCTCGACGCCGCGGCTGCGTACGGCGGCGTGATGGGCTCGATGGCCGAGCAAGCCGAGAAGATCTCGCTGGGTGCCACCGGCGAGGACGAGTCGCGCTACGCCCAGCGCACGCTCGCCGACATGCGCGCCAACCTGGCCGGCGCGCGCGAGATCTTCGATGCGTTCACACCGTGGCTGCAGGACGCCGGGGCCCACGATGTCATCGACGATGTCCACGCGCAGCTCGACGTGGTCGCGGCGGCATACGACGCCATCGAGGGCGACGCACTGCCGGCGGTGCCGGCGACCTGGTCGGCCACCGCGCCCAGCGAGGCCGACCTGCAGACCCCGTACGGCCAGCTGTGGCAGCTGCTGCAGCAGCAGAACCAGGCCGACACCGGCGTGGTCGCGCGCATGCTCGACGGTGCCGATCGGCTCGGCATCCCGGTGTCGCCGTGA